One window of the Runella slithyformis DSM 19594 genome contains the following:
- a CDS encoding TolC family protein produces MRGSTLGGVDSLYIDFKKDIAIQLLPFNDLFELALSHSPLLNFEKEVSNAQQAMYKLSKLQSLQWVTAGGSYSTGNQAIISTGAGTTGDAIGQIANGYRFGLNLQLSLYDVVGRKHLLTQAKANYLASLSRKEILEVQLKRELIDLYQDLVTAQKVLQLRLKDQQTATVAYQVAEVEFKQRKMNVNDYSGAGKNYYGVLSSVEEARGSFLKFLYNLEALVGVPIQSLKRK; encoded by the coding sequence ATGAGAGGGTCAACATTAGGAGGTGTTGATTCACTGTACATCGACTTCAAGAAAGATATTGCCATACAGTTGTTGCCGTTTAATGACTTATTTGAGTTGGCACTCTCGCACTCTCCATTGCTGAATTTTGAAAAAGAGGTGTCCAATGCCCAACAGGCGATGTATAAACTGTCAAAATTGCAAAGCCTTCAATGGGTAACGGCGGGGGGGAGTTATTCGACAGGTAATCAGGCCATTATTTCAACCGGAGCAGGTACCACCGGTGATGCCATCGGACAAATTGCGAACGGGTATCGGTTTGGACTGAATCTACAGCTCAGCCTGTATGATGTCGTTGGAAGAAAACACCTGCTTACACAGGCGAAAGCCAATTACTTAGCTTCGCTCAGTCGTAAGGAAATTTTGGAGGTACAGTTGAAAAGAGAGTTAATAGATTTGTACCAGGACCTTGTGACGGCCCAGAAAGTGTTGCAGTTGCGATTGAAAGACCAGCAAACGGCGACTGTGGCGTATCAAGTTGCCGAAGTGGAATTCAAACAGCGAAAAATGAATGTAAATGACTATTCCGGTGCCGGCAAAAATTATTATGGTGTTTTATCCTCCGTTGAGGAGGCACGAGGGTCTTTTTTGAAATTTCTGTACAATCTTGAGGCACTGGTGGGTGTTCCCATTCAAAGCTTGAAACGAAAATAA
- a CDS encoding GumC family protein, protein MTFNHFIRLLKENIPWIILFPLVTAGAVYLFTRNEQKEYTSKATVYTGLASGYSIQSVNKTGTTDYATISNAFDNLLITLNSTETKRQIGLRLLEQHIMLQRPDSLILSEAGFNRLQEMIPSTFRQKLLADLDSTGLFPKLKALAVAETANPIKTLVSNPYSYYSAEGIDKKLKANRKNSSDMIDLEYESDDRGVTRQMLVFAIQVLNERYISLKSVDANPVIDYYKGRSQEARNKLEEIESKLREFNVKHQLVNFAEESKNTAFSRDGFAKEYTTELMRNRALKAGMDALQKRMGQQGNLLVINDDLLQKQTELLFAETEVVSAQSSGQSNGQVSTLQAKADIIKEEMKEISRRYYAAGNSPESIPQDKLVDDWLAKVIDYEESNARLDVYKKRLSEFQSKISEFSPLGTDLHQLQRELDVAEKEYLALTSSLNQAQIYRKDVVDEDLLKIVDSPNYPMMPKPSKRLLLVVVGFAVGFFIALLMTVVRFLLDSRLDSPENAEVKIGKPVTLAFPVVKKLTINSKESRAAMSTFEQLTNAINIEVLQSKSHIPNPLIAVLSMRSKQGKTWVANGLARVYAETGQNVAYFYPQSTQKEEAFEENGVYFFPYSVRADFMNVSDLTGLLENGTSFATSPYHKIILELPPLVSSPLPLYLFNKCHVSLLIVDSNSIWGRKEKQLMEQYNKISLGASLIILNRVEKEYIDAPTVKEAEQISTKPELLLKPQRTSPSPFNA, encoded by the coding sequence ATGACATTCAATCATTTTATACGTCTTCTGAAAGAAAACATCCCGTGGATTATTCTGTTTCCACTCGTAACGGCGGGGGCTGTTTATCTTTTTACCCGTAACGAACAAAAAGAGTACACGTCAAAAGCGACCGTTTATACCGGATTGGCCTCCGGCTATTCCATTCAGTCCGTTAATAAAACCGGAACCACCGATTATGCCACGATCAGTAATGCTTTTGATAACCTGTTGATTACCCTCAACTCGACCGAAACAAAGCGTCAGATCGGACTTCGTTTATTGGAACAGCACATAATGTTGCAAAGACCCGACAGCCTCATTCTGTCCGAAGCCGGATTTAACCGTCTTCAGGAGATGATTCCCTCTACTTTTCGTCAGAAACTATTGGCTGATTTGGATTCCACCGGGCTGTTTCCTAAACTGAAGGCATTGGCCGTTGCAGAAACCGCCAATCCCATCAAAACGCTTGTAAGCAACCCCTATTCCTATTACTCTGCCGAAGGGATTGACAAAAAATTGAAGGCAAACCGAAAAAACAGCAGTGATATGATTGATCTGGAGTATGAGTCAGATGATAGGGGGGTGACTCGGCAAATGCTTGTTTTTGCGATTCAGGTACTGAATGAACGCTACATTTCTCTCAAAAGCGTTGATGCCAATCCGGTCATTGATTATTACAAAGGAAGATCGCAGGAGGCCAGAAATAAACTTGAAGAAATCGAATCTAAATTACGGGAGTTTAATGTTAAGCATCAGCTTGTGAATTTTGCCGAAGAGTCCAAAAATACGGCGTTTTCCCGCGATGGTTTTGCCAAAGAATATACCACGGAGTTGATGCGTAACCGCGCCCTTAAAGCAGGGATGGATGCCCTTCAAAAACGGATGGGACAACAGGGTAATTTGCTGGTAATCAACGATGATTTGCTTCAAAAACAAACTGAGCTGCTGTTTGCCGAAACCGAGGTAGTGAGTGCTCAGTCAAGCGGGCAAAGCAATGGGCAGGTGAGTACGCTCCAGGCAAAAGCGGATATCATAAAAGAAGAGATGAAGGAAATCTCCCGCAGGTATTATGCTGCGGGCAACTCCCCTGAATCTATCCCGCAAGATAAACTTGTGGATGATTGGCTCGCAAAAGTGATTGATTATGAAGAGTCCAATGCCCGGCTCGATGTTTATAAAAAAAGATTGAGCGAATTTCAGTCAAAAATAAGTGAGTTCAGCCCCTTAGGCACAGATCTGCACCAATTACAGCGTGAACTCGACGTGGCCGAAAAGGAATATCTCGCCCTGACCTCTAGCCTGAATCAGGCGCAGATATACCGTAAAGATGTAGTGGACGAGGATTTGCTGAAGATAGTGGATTCGCCCAACTATCCGATGATGCCCAAACCGAGCAAACGCCTTTTATTGGTTGTGGTAGGCTTTGCGGTTGGTTTCTTTATAGCCTTACTCATGACGGTTGTTCGTTTTCTGCTGGACAGCCGGCTTGACTCGCCTGAAAATGCCGAGGTAAAAATCGGCAAACCCGTGACCCTTGCTTTTCCTGTTGTGAAGAAACTGACGATTAATTCCAAGGAAAGCCGAGCCGCTATGAGTACGTTTGAGCAGTTGACCAATGCCATTAATATCGAAGTTTTGCAGTCAAAATCCCATATCCCGAACCCGCTGATTGCAGTATTGAGTATGCGGTCAAAGCAGGGGAAGACATGGGTTGCCAATGGGTTGGCACGGGTATATGCCGAAACGGGTCAAAACGTAGCCTATTTTTATCCTCAGAGTACGCAAAAGGAGGAAGCCTTTGAAGAAAACGGAGTGTACTTTTTTCCGTATTCTGTTCGGGCTGATTTTATGAATGTTTCTGATTTAACAGGATTGCTCGAAAACGGTACCTCTTTTGCGACTTCCCCCTATCATAAAATCATTCTTGAGCTTCCCCCTTTGGTCAGTAGCCCGCTGCCGCTGTATTTATTCAATAAATGCCATGTTTCGCTTTTGATTGTAGACTCAAACAGCATTTGGGGACGGAAAGAGAAACAATTGATGGAGCAATACAACAAAATATCTTTAGGTGCCTCATTAATTATTTTAAATCGTGTTGAAAAGGAGTATATTGATGCCCCAACGGTGAAAGAAGCTGAGCAAATAAGTACAAAACCTGAATTACTTTTAAAACCTCAACGAACATCCCCGTCTCCCTTCAACGCTTAA
- a CDS encoding MOP flippase family protein: MSTTKKAIDGGKWITVSTVVSTVFQFVQVTILARLLDPAIFGVVSVSTLIINFFYIFSNLGFSNSIIYKQENDQKALSTLYFLSLLMGFFIFLIVYFSSPLIIAYYKEPRLDKVIKLASLYFVIIYFGQIYLFLLQKELRFKSIAIMEIVGAVVGAVTAITLAYNGFEELSLIYGQLAMHIVRTAMQIAFGLKFFFPSLYFNLGMIKEHIRFGMYNVGDGLLGFIQGNADTIVVGGVLGVKSLGFYTVAAQLAVFPITKLNPIILQVAYPLLAKMKDRDSELRKSYLKILDLISYLNLPLLAGLFITANSVIPLLYGTGWEPTVPLIKIFVFQSFFSSLAHPLYTIAFTKGKPNLLFYLNLVTLIIKIPLLYFFGKYWEVTGIAFAFLTATFIYLVLNFMIAHSLIGPFLKEFLTNISKPLLFCLLMVGGVFLYQQSVGSEGPVHTLIQIAIGGAIFGVLTLRFKLSLAEIKNFRKTI, encoded by the coding sequence ATGAGTACGACCAAAAAAGCCATTGATGGAGGGAAGTGGATCACTGTTTCTACCGTTGTTTCTACCGTATTTCAATTTGTACAAGTCACTATTCTCGCCCGATTGCTTGATCCTGCCATTTTTGGGGTGGTAAGCGTCAGTACCCTGATCATCAATTTTTTCTACATTTTCAGTAATCTGGGTTTTTCCAATTCCATCATTTATAAACAGGAGAATGACCAAAAAGCCCTCTCGACGCTCTATTTTTTGAGTCTCCTGATGGGTTTTTTTATATTCCTTATCGTCTATTTCAGCTCGCCGCTTATCATAGCGTATTATAAAGAGCCCCGGCTTGATAAGGTCATAAAGTTGGCTTCGCTGTATTTTGTCATTATCTATTTCGGTCAGATCTACCTGTTTCTGTTGCAGAAAGAACTGCGATTTAAATCCATTGCCATCATGGAAATCGTGGGAGCGGTGGTCGGAGCGGTCACTGCTATTACTTTGGCTTACAATGGTTTTGAAGAGCTGTCGCTGATTTATGGCCAACTGGCCATGCACATCGTACGTACAGCCATGCAAATTGCTTTTGGGTTGAAGTTCTTTTTTCCTTCGCTGTACTTTAATTTGGGAATGATCAAAGAGCACATTCGTTTTGGGATGTATAATGTAGGCGATGGGCTGCTGGGTTTTATTCAGGGCAATGCCGATACCATTGTGGTAGGAGGGGTGCTGGGGGTTAAATCGTTGGGGTTTTATACCGTAGCCGCCCAATTGGCCGTTTTTCCCATTACAAAACTTAACCCCATCATTTTGCAGGTGGCTTATCCCTTGCTGGCCAAAATGAAAGACCGGGATTCGGAACTCCGAAAGTCGTACCTCAAAATTTTGGACCTGATCAGTTACCTCAATCTGCCTTTGCTGGCAGGCTTGTTTATAACAGCCAACAGTGTTATTCCGCTGTTGTACGGTACGGGCTGGGAGCCAACAGTTCCGCTGATCAAGATTTTTGTTTTTCAGAGTTTTTTCAGCTCGCTGGCACATCCGCTGTATACTATAGCTTTTACAAAGGGAAAGCCCAACCTGCTGTTTTACCTGAATTTAGTCACGCTTATTATCAAGATTCCATTGCTTTATTTCTTTGGAAAATACTGGGAAGTGACCGGTATTGCGTTTGCGTTTCTGACGGCTACCTTCATTTATTTGGTACTGAACTTTATGATCGCTCATTCATTGATCGGACCGTTTTTGAAAGAGTTTCTGACCAATATCAGCAAGCCGCTGCTGTTTTGCCTGCTCATGGTCGGCGGTGTGTTTCTGTATCAACAGTCGGTTGGCAGTGAGGGCCCGGTCCATACCCTGATTCAGATTGCCATTGGCGGGGCTATTTTTGGGGTGCTGACGTTGAGATTTAAACTTTCTTTGGCTGAAATAAAAAATTTCAGGAAGACTATATAA
- a CDS encoding acyltransferase family protein: protein MKHRFRILDTFRGIFASMVVFFHLADFADTPLLNNDFVRNSDMFVDFFFVLSGFVIAYNYQSFSKTEDIGMFLQKRLYRIYPLHVLMLFAFLFIELVKGSLSAYVQVNQPVGQNNNLYSFLTSLFLINSVRMPGINDVSWNIPSWSISAEMISYVVYGLCLWLMYKWKMLRQKFTFFLLITLLAFTAMVWTNNSFRLNYSFDYGFLRGIIGFFIGAFCYGIFDRSFAYFKNLPKLFFDCAEVLVMGAIISMIYFGAYLKEVGGVYEVLFFVSILIFSFERGVVSDVLKKSVFLDKVGLYSYSIYMTHALLISLFNVLFVRILKFPPSAYVYLVFANYYLIYKVSEWTYKHIEMRFKVRKKTAVSTV, encoded by the coding sequence ATGAAACACCGGTTCCGAATATTGGACACTTTCAGGGGGATATTTGCCTCCATGGTCGTGTTTTTTCACCTGGCCGATTTTGCAGATACCCCCTTGCTCAACAATGACTTTGTCCGAAATTCGGATATGTTTGTTGATTTTTTTTTCGTGCTCAGCGGGTTTGTGATTGCCTATAATTACCAATCATTTTCCAAAACGGAAGATATAGGTATGTTTCTGCAAAAACGACTCTACCGTATCTATCCGCTGCATGTACTGATGTTGTTTGCTTTTTTATTCATTGAATTGGTAAAAGGATCGCTTTCTGCCTATGTGCAGGTCAATCAGCCGGTGGGTCAAAACAATAACCTGTATTCGTTCCTCACGTCTTTGTTTCTGATTAATTCGGTCAGGATGCCGGGTATTAATGACGTAAGCTGGAATATTCCGAGCTGGTCCATCAGTGCCGAAATGATTTCATATGTGGTGTACGGCCTGTGTCTGTGGCTAATGTACAAATGGAAGATGCTGCGCCAAAAATTTACTTTCTTTTTACTGATTACCTTGTTGGCTTTTACTGCTATGGTATGGACCAACAATAGCTTTCGACTCAATTATAGTTTTGATTACGGTTTTTTACGCGGCATTATCGGTTTTTTTATCGGGGCTTTTTGTTACGGTATTTTTGATCGGTCATTTGCCTATTTCAAAAACCTGCCCAAACTGTTTTTCGATTGTGCGGAAGTACTCGTGATGGGCGCGATTATTTCCATGATTTATTTCGGTGCCTACCTTAAAGAAGTTGGCGGCGTGTATGAAGTGCTGTTTTTTGTATCTATTCTGATTTTCTCATTTGAGCGCGGTGTGGTATCCGATGTACTGAAAAAATCCGTATTTTTGGATAAAGTAGGTTTGTACAGCTACTCAATTTACATGACTCATGCGCTGTTGATAAGCCTTTTTAACGTTCTTTTTGTCCGAATATTAAAGTTTCCTCCTTCTGCATACGTATACTTGGTTTTTGCGAATTATTACCTGATTTATAAAGTATCAGAGTGGACCTATAAGCACATAGAAATGAGGTTTAAAGTCAGAAAAAAAACGGCTGTATCGACCGTTTGA
- a CDS encoding glycosyltransferase family 2 protein, with translation MNNSLLPSWLSKHLFTYSPDSVSPEVIADIRARLSKFRAEDPEISIVIPAYNEEANLLNMLSSLGDQNTARSVELLVVNNNSADRTQELLDLCGVRSIFEKQPGVAYARQSGLLAAKGRIIANADSDCLYPAGWVEAITAPLKNPAIACAYGLYSFLPSPHSSRLALALYEKAAHLLNRVRNRHRSYMNVYGFNFAFRRADALAVGGFETDSGREGSVAELIAAGEAPPPSGRCEDGLMALALQNQGKGTTYRVTDPNAKAWTSDRRLVAEGSLLKAFTNRFWGGIQDIGLFLSPTEKRSS, from the coding sequence GTGAATAATTCTTTACTGCCCTCCTGGCTTTCCAAACATTTATTTACGTATTCACCCGACAGTGTCTCTCCGGAGGTCATTGCTGATATACGGGCCCGTTTGAGTAAATTTCGGGCAGAAGATCCCGAAATATCCATCGTCATTCCCGCATACAATGAAGAAGCGAATCTGCTGAATATGCTTTCCTCCTTAGGCGATCAAAATACAGCTCGAAGTGTGGAGTTATTGGTAGTCAACAACAATTCTGCCGATCGTACGCAGGAGTTGCTGGACCTGTGCGGTGTACGCTCGATCTTTGAAAAGCAACCGGGCGTGGCCTATGCCCGACAATCGGGATTGCTGGCGGCCAAAGGGCGTATCATTGCCAATGCCGATTCAGACTGCCTGTATCCGGCGGGATGGGTCGAAGCGATCACGGCTCCGTTAAAAAACCCGGCCATTGCCTGTGCGTACGGGTTATATTCGTTTTTGCCAAGCCCGCATTCGTCTCGGTTGGCACTGGCCCTGTATGAAAAAGCGGCACACCTGCTCAATCGGGTGCGCAATCGGCACCGTTCTTACATGAACGTATACGGATTTAATTTTGCCTTTCGCCGGGCTGACGCGCTGGCGGTGGGCGGATTTGAGACCGACTCGGGGCGGGAAGGCTCCGTGGCGGAATTGATCGCCGCCGGAGAGGCCCCCCCGCCTTCAGGGCGCTGTGAAGATGGGTTGATGGCGCTGGCTCTGCAAAATCAGGGAAAAGGAACAACGTACCGGGTAACGGATCCCAATGCTAAGGCTTGGACCAGTGACCGGCGATTGGTAGCGGAAGGAAGTTTGCTGAAAGCATTTACCAACCGTTTTTGGGGAGGAATTCAGGATATCGGCCTTTTTTTATCACCGACAGAGAAAAGATCATCCTGA
- a CDS encoding gliding motility-associated C-terminal domain-containing protein encodes MITNFHKMNRNWNRIVGSFLICFVGGCMAGGRGGELTAQSCDAGSGNIVSSRTFGAGPAGALPEGFTNYTYVPDDCPNDGFYTVADFVNGACYTNSWHHVREDHTPGDVKGNMLLINAPYPGEIYRETLRGLCTKATYNYSFWMVNFNIIFPAGTCGFEIPNDPNITLQIELPNGRVIGSFVTGVVSRTTSPVWRSFGLNFSIPAMPEEITDVVVRLIDTGEGGCGNDFALDDLVLKRCTDCESPGVYVPDVFTPNNDGINDVLDIYLSNVAAFEFMVYDRWGSVVFVSKDPSVKWDGQFKGVASPEGVYTWSMTYEFTGSPQRYTKNGRVALLH; translated from the coding sequence ATGATTACGAATTTCCATAAGATGAATCGTAATTGGAACAGAATCGTTGGTTCATTTCTGATATGTTTTGTCGGGGGGTGTATGGCAGGAGGAAGGGGAGGGGAACTGACCGCCCAAAGCTGTGATGCCGGCAGTGGAAACATCGTCAGCAGTCGTACGTTTGGTGCGGGCCCGGCAGGGGCTCTGCCGGAGGGGTTTACAAATTATACGTATGTACCCGACGATTGCCCCAATGACGGATTTTATACTGTGGCGGATTTTGTCAATGGGGCGTGCTATACCAATAGCTGGCACCATGTGCGTGAGGATCATACACCCGGCGATGTAAAAGGCAATATGTTGCTCATCAATGCCCCTTATCCGGGAGAGATCTATCGGGAAACCCTCCGGGGATTGTGTACCAAAGCGACCTATAATTATTCCTTTTGGATGGTCAATTTTAACATCATATTTCCGGCAGGAACCTGTGGTTTTGAAATACCCAATGACCCGAATATTACCCTTCAAATTGAGTTGCCGAATGGCCGGGTGATAGGGAGTTTTGTGACAGGTGTTGTGTCACGTACAACGTCACCTGTTTGGCGCTCGTTTGGTCTGAATTTTTCCATTCCGGCCATGCCGGAGGAAATAACCGACGTAGTGGTCCGATTGATTGATACGGGGGAGGGCGGCTGCGGAAACGACTTTGCCCTGGATGATCTGGTGCTTAAGCGGTGTACAGATTGTGAGAGCCCGGGGGTGTATGTGCCGGATGTATTTACGCCCAACAACGACGGTATCAATGATGTACTGGATATCTATTTGAGCAATGTGGCCGCGTTTGAGTTTATGGTGTATGACCGGTGGGGAAGTGTCGTTTTTGTCAGCAAAGACCCGTCTGTTAAGTGGGATGGGCAATTTAAGGGGGTTGCTTCGCCGGAAGGTGTGTATACGTGGTCAATGACCTATGAGTTTACGGGCTCTCCCCAAAGGTATACCAAAAACGGCCGGGTGGCACTGTTGCATTAA
- a CDS encoding glycosyltransferase, with the protein MSVASNHFSGVTLLITHYNRSGSLERLLKTFQSLRCVFDEIVVSDDASKPEHREALEVLKEQYGFTLVSTPKNKGLGNNINKGQVAVKSPYTLYVQEDFVPKPAFVTHFKDALAYMKADVELDIVRFYAYFAYPYLKPYGKGYSLMEFKPWLWNADHLKFYYYSDHPHLRRSTFFDKFGKYQEGIQSDRTEFLMCLSFIKKKGKGLFFNEFTTLFDQKNTGDEPSTIQRSSWRESTNPFFLAVRWFYLKFRLLKNTFELATFK; encoded by the coding sequence ATGTCAGTTGCTTCCAATCATTTTTCAGGCGTTACGCTACTCATCACCCATTACAACCGCAGCGGCTCTCTGGAGCGTTTGTTAAAGACTTTTCAAAGTTTACGGTGCGTATTTGATGAAATTGTGGTCTCCGACGACGCCAGTAAACCCGAACACCGAGAGGCCCTGGAAGTGCTGAAAGAACAGTATGGATTTACGCTGGTATCGACCCCTAAAAACAAAGGTTTGGGCAATAACATCAACAAAGGGCAGGTGGCCGTGAAGTCGCCGTATACGCTGTATGTGCAGGAAGATTTTGTTCCTAAGCCTGCCTTTGTGACGCATTTTAAGGATGCGTTGGCGTACATGAAAGCTGATGTAGAACTCGACATTGTTCGTTTTTACGCCTATTTTGCGTACCCTTATCTGAAACCTTACGGCAAAGGCTATTCGTTGATGGAGTTCAAGCCTTGGCTTTGGAATGCCGATCACCTGAAGTTTTACTATTACAGCGATCATCCTCATTTGCGCAGAAGTACCTTTTTTGACAAATTCGGTAAGTATCAAGAAGGCATTCAATCCGACAGAACGGAGTTTTTGATGTGTTTGTCGTTTATCAAGAAAAAGGGGAAGGGTTTGTTTTTTAATGAGTTTACTACGCTGTTTGACCAAAAAAATACCGGCGATGAGCCCAGTACCATACAACGAAGCAGTTGGCGAGAAAGCACCAACCCGTTTTTTCTGGCGGTGAGGTGGTTTTACCTGAAATTCAGGCTGCTGAAAAATACGTTCGAACTGGCTACTTTTAAATAA
- a CDS encoding glycosyltransferase family 2 protein, translated as MAKAVNHFPGVTLLITHYNRSSSLERLLQAFDDISCSFEDIVVSDDASKPEHRQAMEDMQKSFSFRLITAPKNKGLANNLNKGQEAVKTPYTLYVQEDFIPKPAFIAKLNDAVGFMNEDASLDMVRFYAYYPYAHVEPFKSGFSRMIYKPWSVKYDKIYYYSDHPHLRRSTFLQKFGPYVEGIKSDKAEYLMCLSFIQNKGRALFYDDFKGLFDQVNSNNEPSTVQRDNWRQQSNNPLIRMARTLYRQVKYNYDLRFTRPH; from the coding sequence ATGGCTAAAGCGGTCAATCATTTTCCCGGCGTTACGTTGCTCATTACACATTACAATCGAAGCAGCTCGTTGGAGCGTTTATTACAGGCATTTGATGACATTTCCTGTTCCTTTGAAGATATTGTGGTTTCGGACGATGCCAGCAAGCCCGAGCACCGGCAGGCGATGGAAGACATGCAGAAAAGCTTTTCGTTTCGACTTATTACCGCGCCTAAAAACAAAGGCTTGGCCAACAACCTTAACAAAGGTCAGGAAGCGGTCAAAACGCCCTACACGCTGTACGTGCAGGAAGACTTTATCCCCAAGCCCGCTTTTATTGCCAAACTGAATGATGCCGTCGGGTTTATGAATGAGGATGCATCGCTGGATATGGTCCGTTTTTACGCGTACTACCCTTACGCGCATGTGGAGCCTTTTAAAAGTGGATTTTCGCGCATGATCTATAAACCGTGGTCCGTTAAATATGATAAGATATACTATTACAGCGATCATCCGCACTTGCGGCGCAGTACGTTCCTGCAAAAATTCGGGCCGTATGTGGAAGGTATCAAATCGGATAAGGCTGAATACCTGATGTGCCTTTCGTTCATTCAAAACAAGGGTAGGGCATTGTTCTATGATGATTTTAAGGGATTATTTGATCAGGTCAATTCTAACAATGAGCCCAGCACCGTACAACGTGATAACTGGCGGCAGCAAAGCAACAATCCGCTGATACGAATGGCACGCACGCTGTACCGCCAAGTAAAATACAATTACGACCTGCGCTTTACCCGCCCGCATTGA